The genomic region GAAACCTAGTTCCTTATTTTCGATTTCGCCGTTGTTCCAAGTGAATAAGACGCAGCCACATGCCATGGCTTCAAAATTTTTGATCATGTATTCTTTGAAAGGGATATCGGGGCTAATAAAAAATTTAATACGATTGAGCATCTCTAGATACTCTTGGCCAGAATCAGTGCGTTTTATGAGTATCGGTTCTTTTTTGGCGAGTTCTTCTAAAAATTCACGTCTATATTTATAAACACCCGCTTGCAGGCTACCTAAAAAAGCTAGTTCAATATCTCTTTTACTATGCAGGTTTTTTAAGATTTTATGGTCATAGGCTTTGCCAATGAAGCAAGCGTCAAAGCCTTCTTCACATAGGCTTTGGGTATGGCTCTTGCCCGTGCAAAGAATACGTGCCCAGGGCAGTTGCTTGAAGTACGATGTGAAGCGACCATTATATTTACTTTCACAGTAGTTTTGGTATGCATCTAGTTCAATGATAGCGAGATTAGGAATGCTTTGAATGAAGCTAACTTGACGCATCATTTTTTTATAACGTAGAAAAAGAATGACGCGATCATACTGCGTGAAGTCTACTTTTGACTTTACAATAAATTTTTTCAATCTTTTTTGCTCTTGCGACGAAACTCTTATGATATCGCATTTTTCTGTTTTAGCGGCGATGGCGTCGTACCATGTATCAAAAATAGATCGTTGTTGTTCTTGGACAAGTAATAATATTTTCATTGTTTAGGACTTATAGAATGTTTTATACCATTGAACAAATTGATTTACCCCATCATCTATAGAAGTGTGAGATTTATAATCTAATTGTTTAATGATTTTAGCACAGTCAGCATGGGTAGAGACGACGTCTCCGGCTTGTAGAGGGAGGTATTCTTTTTTGGCTTGGATGCCGGTGGCCGTTTCAATGGCTTTGATGAAATCCATTAATGATACAGGTTTATTATTACCTATATTATAGATTTCATAAGGGGCGGAAGAAGTATCAGTGCTTAGAGATTTTAATTCATTGTTTCTTTTGGGAGGAGATATGAGTGCTTTGTTGATGCCGGAGACTATGTCGTCGATATAGGTGAAATCACGATACATATCGCCATTATTAAATACTTTAATG from Lentisphaera profundi harbors:
- a CDS encoding glycosyltransferase family protein, which translates into the protein MKILLLVQEQQRSIFDTWYDAIAAKTEKCDIIRVSSQEQKRLKKFIVKSKVDFTQYDRVILFLRYKKMMRQVSFIQSIPNLAIIELDAYQNYCESKYNGRFTSYFKQLPWARILCTGKSHTQSLCEEGFDACFIGKAYDHKILKNLHSKRDIELAFLGSLQAGVYKYRREFLEELAKKEPILIKRTDSGQEYLEMLNRIKFFISPDIPFKEYMIKNFEAMACGCVLFTWNNGEIENKELGFIDMENVVLYTSIDELQTKLNLLRKNDDLSMNIAANGQKLVEAHHTWEHSADKIIEQLQAPLRKRVSESSFFGLSKHYKLDTP